A window from Culex pipiens pallens isolate TS chromosome 3, TS_CPP_V2, whole genome shotgun sequence encodes these proteins:
- the LOC120421998 gene encoding beta-1,3-glucan-binding protein-like yields MVPFFGWKRLLGLALIVVTINAHPNEYYHNGCKLPSVTTASGSAVKKSSFCSGELIFEDNFNKLDLEKWQHEHTLGGGGNGEFQYYLNNRQNSYVENGIFYIRPTLIADEAGEDFLTSGTLDAHGGSPYDFCTNPAWNGCVRTGTPDFLLNPVKSARVRTVNSFNFKYGKLEIRAKTPTGDWLWPALWLMPKLNQYGTWPTSGEIDLMETRGNLDYRFPEGGQLGVEHVGQTLHFGPNPWTNGYETSTAVKYSSAGEGFNRDFHRYQLEWTPEYMKFSVDDEQLLLVDGNFWNRGNFEDRAPGTPNPWVSGGKMAPFDEEFYIIMNLAIGGTGGYFPDAPAMNGDKPKPWINSSPKAIKEFWEAREDWLPTWKLDENNSKEASLQVDYVRVWAL; encoded by the exons ATGGTTCCATTTTTTGGTTGGAAACGACTTCTTGGATTGGCGCTTATCGTTGTAACCATCAACGCGCATCCTAACGAATACTACCACAATGGCTGCAAACTTCCTTCCGTAACTACGGCCAGCGGATCCGCTGTTAAAAAATCGTCCTTTTGCTCTGGAGAACTTATTTTCGAAGACAACTTCAATAAGCTGGATTTGGAAAAGTGGCAACACGAGCATACTTTGGGAGGTGGCGGT AACGGCGAGTTTCAATATTATCTGAACAATCGCCAAAACTCGTACGTGGAAAATGGCATCTTCTACATCCGTCCAACGCTGATAGCTGATGAAGCTGGCGAAGATTTCCTGACCAGTGGAACTTTGGATGCTCACGGGGGTTCTCCTTATGATTT TTGCACGAACCCTGCTTGGAACGGATGTGTTCGCACTGGAACTCCCGACTTTCTTCTAAATCCGGTAAAAAGTGCACGCGTTCGTACGGTCAATTCGTTCAACTTCAAGTATGGCAAGCTGGAAATCCGCGCCAAAACACCAACTGGCGATTGGTTGTGGCCTGCGCTATGGCTTATGCCTAAGCTTAACCAGTACGGCACGTGGCCAACGTCCGGAGAGATCGATCTGATGGAGACGCGTGGAAATCTGGACTACCGCTTCCCGGAGGGAGGTCAACTTGGTGTGGAACACGTGGGTCAAACTCTGCATTTTGGACCTAACCCTTGGACCAACGGGTACGAAACATCAACAGCTGTGAAGTATTCATCGGCCGGAGAGGGATTCAACAGGGACTTTCACCGCTATCAGCTGGAGTGGACTCCGGAGTACATGAAGTTCAGCGTCGATGACGAGCAGCTGCTATTGGTCGACGGCAACTTTTGGAATCGTGGAAACTTTGAGGATCGCGCTCCTGGAACGCCTAATCCGTGGGTCAGTGGAGGTAAAATGGCACCGTTTGATGAAGAGTTCTACATCATTATGAATCTGGCGATTGGAGGTACGGGAGGGTACTTTCCAGATGCACCCGCCATGAACGGGGACAAGCCGAAGCCCTGGATCAACAGTTCGCCGAAAGCGATCAAGGAATTCTGGGAAGCACGAGAGGATTGGTTGCCAACGTGGAAGTTGGATGAGAATAACAGCAAGGAAGCTTCACTTCAGGTTGATTATGTGAGAGTTTGGGCGCTTTAA
- the LOC120421102 gene encoding beta-1,3-glucan-binding protein-like — MGFLDRKSLVFLAIIVALSVALIAVCIDAYAGGEDEKRDPQRDTPEELKCEKASVTTASGSLVDRKAFCSGDLIFEDNFDRLDLERWQHEHTLGGGGNWEFQYYLNNRQNSYIENGVLYLRPNITRPTLLVEGDDDSFLTSGTLDINGGSPHDYCTNPAWYGCFRTGSPTNYLNPVKSARVRTVNSFNFKYGKLEIRAKNPTGDWLWPALWLMPKMNQYGTWPMSGEIDLMESRGNLEYRFPGGEHLGVEHVGQTLHFGPTTWLNGYETATTAKNSPAGEGFNKDFHRYQLEWTPEYMKFSIDDEQQMLVEGNFWNRGNFEERAPGTPNPWVSGGKMAPFDEEFYIIMNLATGGTNGYFPDAPAMNSGKPKPWSNQSPTAIREFWSAKADWLPTWKLNENNSKEASLQVDYVKVWAL; from the exons ATGGGGTTTCTGGATCGGAAGAGTCTGGTGTTTTTGGCCATTATAGTGGCCCTCTCGGTGGCACTGATTGCCGTGTGTATTGACGCTTACGCCGGAGGAGAAGACGAGAAAAGAGATCCACAGCGTGATACGCCGGAAGAGTTAAAGTGCGAAAAGGCTTCGGTTACGACCGCCAGTGGATCGTTGGTGGACCGGAAAGCATTCTGCTCGGGTGATCTCATCTTCGAGGACAACTTTGACCGGTTGGACTTGGAAAGGTGGCAGCACGAGCACACCCTTGGAGGAGGTGGT AACTGGGAATTCCAATACTATTTGAACAACCGTCAAAACTCGTACATTGAGAATGGAGTGTTGTACCTCCGGCCT AATATCACACGGCCTACGCTGCTGGTTGAAGGCGATGACGACAGTTTCCTGACCAGTGGAACTTTGGATATTAACGGTGGATCTCCCCACGACTA CTGTACCAATCCTGCGTGGTACGGATGTTTCCGCACGGGATCGCCAACGAATTACCTGAACCCCGTCAAGAGTGCTCGTGTTCGCACGGTCAACTCGTTCAACTTCAAGTATGGCAAGCTGGAAATCCGTGCCAAAAACCCCACCGGAGATTGGCTGTGGCCTGCGCTTTGGCTTATGCCCAAGATGAACCAGTACGGCACGTGGCCCATGTCTGGTGAAATTGACCTGATGGAGTCGCGTGGTAATCTGGAGTATCGTTTCCCCGGTGGAGAACATCTGGGTGTGGAGCACGTTGGACAAACTTTGCACTTTGGACCCACCACGTGGTTGAACGGTTATGAAACTGCAACGACAGCGAAGAACTCCCCGGCTGGCGAGGGCTTCAACAAGGACTTCCACCGCTATCAGCTGGAGTGGACACCCGAGTACATGAAATTCAGCATCGATGACGAGCAACAGATGTTGGTGGAAGGAAACTTCTGGAATCGTGGAAACTTTGAGGAACGTGCACCGGGAACGCCCAACCCGTGGGTCAGCGGAGGAAAGATGGCTCCGTTCGATGAGGAGTTCTACATCATCATGAATCTGGCGACCGGTGGAACTAATGGATACTTCCCGGATGCACCTGCTATGAACAGTGGTAAGCCGAAACCCTGGAGTAATCAATCCCCTACGGCCATCAGAGAGTTCTGGTCGGCCAAGGCCGATTGGCTGCCGACGTGGAAGCTGAACGAAAACAACAGCAAGGAGGCATCACTGCAAGTGGATTATGTCAAGGTTTGGGCGCTGTAA
- the LOC120422209 gene encoding beta-1,3-glucan-binding protein-like, whose translation MKFVVVLACLLAAALAEEGSPKCTPSPTTASGSQARAGPYCSGDLIFEDNFNHLDFEKWEHENTLAGGGNWEFQWYTNNRANSYCENGIFYIRPTAVADDTGEGFLSSGTLNIHGGQPADLCTGPFFWGCERAGNPTNIVNPIKSARVRTVESFNFKFGKLEVRAKMPTGDWLWPAVWLLPKRQVYGSWPASGEIDLVESRGNLDYRVNGVHIGVEQVGSTLHFGPNPNQNGYDTTLSYKNSGPGQGFNTGFHLYQLEWTPDHITFSVDNQVLRRIDAGTGFWSRGGFVTTSPASENPWMHASVMAPFDQEFYIIMNLAVGGTNGFFPDVPPATNGNRGKPYSNNSPAAARDFWNGRNIWQPTWQMNVNRGKESSLQVDYVRVWAL comes from the exons ATGAAGTTCGTCGTAGTGTTGGCGTGCCTGTTGGCGGCCGCCCTAGCCGAAGAAGGCTCCCCGAAGTGTACACCCTCACCAACCACGGCCAGCGGATCCCAGGCTCGGGCTGGCCCGTACTGTTCCGGAGATTTGATTTTCGAGGATAACTTTAACCATTTGGACTTTGAAAAGTGGGAGCACGAGAACACCTTGGCGGGTGGTGGC AACTGGGAGTTCCAGTGGTACACTAACAACCGAGCAAATTCGTACTGTGAGAATGGCATCTTTTACATCCGTCCGACGGCTGTTGCCGACGATACTGGCGAGGGCTTCCTAAGCAGTGGAACCTTGAACATTCATGGAGGACAGCCTGCGGATCTATGCACGGGACCATTCTTCTGGGGATGCGAACGAGCTGGAAATCCAACGAATATCGTCAACCCAATCAAGAGTGCTCGTGTCCGTACAGTGGAATCGTTCAACTTCAAGTTTGGTAAGCTGGAAGTGAGAGCCAAGATGCCAACCGGAGACTGGTTGTGGCCCGCGGTTTGGCTGTTGCCCAAGCGTCAGGTTTACGGCTCCTGGCCAGCTTCTGGTGAGATTGATCTGGTCGAGTCTCGTGGCAACTTGGATTATCGTGTCAACGGAGTTCACATTGGTGTGGAACAGGTCGGATCGACGCTGCACTTTGGCCCGAATCCGAACCAGAATGGATACGATACCACATTGAGTTACAAGAACAGTGGACCAGGTCAAGGTTTCAACACCGGGTTCCATCTGTACCAGCTGGAGTGGACTCCGGACCACATCACGTTCAGCGTTGACAACCAGGTGCTGCGCCGTATTGACGCTGGAACCGGTTTCTGGTCCAGGGGTGGCTTCGTAACGACATCGCCCGCTTCGGAGAACCCGTGGATGCACGCGTCGGTGATGGCTCCGTTCGATCAGGAGTTCTACATCATCATGAATCTGGCCGTTGGAGGTACCAACGGATTCTTCCCGGATGTTCCACCGGCAACCAACGGCAACCGTGGCAAACCGTACAGCAACAATTCACCAGCCGCTGCTCGTGATTTCTGGAATGGTCGCAACATTTGGCAGCCGACGTGGCAGATGAACGTCAACCGGGGCAAGGAATCGTCCCTGCAGGTGGATTACGTCCGAGTTTGGGCACTGTAA
- the LOC120421075 gene encoding beta-1,3-glucan-binding protein-like yields the protein MAAKSWKFALYSAILVLSCEARPNRECKTPSVTTASGALVSRSSFCPGELIFEDNFDTLDLERWQHEKTLGGGGNGEFQFYLNDRQNSFVEDGIFYIRPTMLTDDEDFLRSGTLDVNGGSPYDHCTNPAWNGCVRIGTPDFLLNPVKSARVRTVNSFNFKYGKLEIRAKVPTGDWLWPALWMMPKLDQYGTWPRSGEIDLMETRGNLNYRYVNGTHLGVENLFSTLHFGPEPWYNAYETSTAHKYTAPGEGFNNDFHRYQLEWTPEYMKFSIDDEQFLLVDGNFWERGNFVDRAPGAPNPWVSGGKMAPFDAEFHIIMNLAIGAAGGYFPDEPVAVNDPPKPWKNGSPTAIKEFWEAKDEWLPTWKLDENNGKGASLQVDYVRVWAL from the exons ATGGCAGCCAAAAGTTGGAAATTTGCGCTGTACAGCGCAATTTTAGTTCTCTCCTGCGAGGCTCGCCCAAACCGCGAATGCAAGACACCTTCCGTGACAACCGCCAGCGGTGCTCTGGTCTCGCGGTCTTCCTTCTGTCCGGGCGAACTCATCTTTGAGGACAACTTCGACACGCTGGATCTGGAAAGGTGGCAACACGAAAAGACACTCGGAGGTGGTGGT aatggCGAGTTTCAGTTTTATCTCAACGATCGGCAGAATTCGTTCGTGGAGGATGGCATTTTCTACATCCGTCCGACGATGCTGACTGACGATGAGGACTTTTTGAGAAGCGGAACACTGGATGTTAATGGGGGGTCGCCTTATGATCA CTGTACCAACCCCGCCTGGAATGGATGCGTTCGTATAGGAACTCCGGACTTTTTGCTGAATCCAGTGAAGAGTGCACGTGTTCGGACGGTCAATTCGTTCAACTTCAAGTATGGAAAGCTGGAAATCCGGGCAAAAGTTCCGACCGGTGACTGGCTTTGGCCCGCGCTGTGGATGATGCCCAAGCTGGACCAGTACGGAACGTGGCCGAGATCGGGTGAGATCGATCTAATGGAGACGCGGGGTAATTTGAACTATCGCTATGTCAATGGGACACACCTCGGAGTGGAGAATCTCTTTTCTACGCTACACTTTGGACCTGAACCGTGGTACAACGCGTACGAAACGTCAACGGCCCACAAGTACACTGCGCCTGGAGAGGGATTCAACAACGACTTTCACCGGTATCAGCTGGAGTGGACTCCCGAGTACATGAAGTTCAGTATTGACGATGAACAGTTTTTGCTGGTTGACGGTAACTTTTGGGAACGTGGGAACTTTGTAGATCGTGCTCCAGGCGCACCAAACCCATGGGTTAGTGGAGGAAAGATGGCTCCGTTCGATGCAGAGTTCCACATTATTATGAATTTGGCAATTGGAGCAGCGGGAGGATATTTCCCGGATGAACCAGTTGCGGTGAATGATCCTCCAAAGCCGTGGAAGAACGGGTCACCCACGGCAATCAAGGAGTTCTGGGAGGCTAAGGATGAGTGGCTTCCAACATGGAAGTTGGACGAAAACAATGGGAAGGGAGCTTCGCTTCAGGTCGACTATGTGCGGGTTTGGGCGTTGTAA